From a region of the Torulaspora globosa chromosome 7, complete sequence genome:
- the MIH1 gene encoding putative tyrosine protein phosphatase MIH1 (ancestral locus Anc_2.596), with protein sequence MKILADHESGEKETTIFRTMTLGHSFKGERNIFKNIHSLLKKPKKPEENHLQDEDHHDFSNQRRWASQGSADEYFPGIETSPVSIRAARQSTAVGKSLGSLSPTPRKDPAAQWKEGNRLSELGSSDLQNRPLAISPTLSLSRCNSTERSLRSPNGIEMDEDDIFLHNLLPPQIVRSHSQRKASHNSVGSGGSRTTRPANAVISKREGKSLRGSRASLHRMNSIGHRDLASAQQEELQPAAPARKAYHSMITQSGIPHYNHDGSAGDHFPRISAETLKSIIEDGIYKSHYDSYQVVDCRFEYEFKGGHICNALNVSSREELEKEFIHNDQKMATLLIFHCEFSSYRGPILASHLRNCDRMLNHENYPALFYPDILVLDGGYKGFFDKFPGLCFPRRYVGMDSSENLASRDQELDRFRYDSKKMLSRNSSLHKLTSVSSRSSIKQSHREKNSSSGKPEHPASISFKYEAPPKLSISRYSNDNLFGNSDDSSSASRLSINSSPNLSTSRMLLMDGLDGDSCYSFEEDDSTFTTPVGTISTPTNNHNESGNVNETSALNPIKKSLFPNVLREEEEEI encoded by the coding sequence ATGAAGATTTTAGCAGATCATGAATCCGGTGAGAAGGAAACAACTATATTCCGGACAATGACACTGGGGCACTCTTTCAAAGGTGAACGAAATATCTTTAAAAACATACATTCgctattgaagaaacccAAAAAGCCCGAGGAAAACCACTTGCAGGACGAAGATCACCACGACTTCTCAAATCAACGGCGATGGGCATCACAAGGATCAGCAGATGAATATTTTCCTGGAATTGAGACTTCGCCTGTGAGCATTAGGGCTGCAAGGCAGTCGACTGCGGTGGGAAAATCTCTAGGTAGCTTATCTCCAACGCCAAGGAAGGACCCGGCAGCTCAGTGGAAGGAAGGAAATAGGCTGAGTGAACTGGGAAGTTCGGATTTACAAAACAGGCCGCTCGCAATTTCGCCAACCCTAAGTTTGAGCCGATGCAATTCTACCGAGCGATCGCTTAGATCCCCTAACGGAATTGAGatggatgaagacgataTCTTTCTACACAATCTCCTTCCTCCTCAGATCGTTAGATCTCATTCTCAGAGAAAGGCGAGTCATAACAGCGTAGGCAGTGGTGGAAGTCGCACAACCCGCCCCGCCAATGCGGTAATCAGTAAGCGTGAAGGTAAATCTCTGAGAGGAAGTCGCGCAAGTTTGCATAGGATGAACTCAATAGGTCATCGAGACTTGGCTTCCGCCCAGCAAGAGGAGCTCCAGCCGGCGGCGCCTGCTCGCAAAGCGTACCACTCAATGATAACGCAATCCGGCATACCCCACTACAATCATGATGGTTCAGCGGGCGATCATTTCCCCAGAATTTCCGCAGAAACCCTGAAAAGCATAATTGAAGATGGGATATATAAATCACACTATGATTCGTATCAAGTTGTTGACTGTCGATTTGAATACGAGTTTAAAGGTGGTCACATCTGCAACGCTTTGAATGTTTCCTCTAGagaggagctggagaaagaatttaTCCATAATGATCAAAAAATGGCGACGTTGCTCATATTCCATTGCGAGTTTAGCTCCTACAGGGGTCCTATACTTGCATCTCATCTAAGGAATTGTGATCGAATGCTAAACCATGAAAATTACCCAGCACTATTCTACCCTGATATCCTGGTTCTCGACGGAGGTTACAAGGGATTCTTTGATAAGTTTCCCGGCTTATGCTTTCCAAGAAGGTACGTGGGGATGGATTCATCTGAGAATTTGGCCAGCCGCGATCAAGAGCTGGACCGATTCAGATACGATTCGAAAAAAATGCTGTCGAGAAACAGTTCTCTCCACAAATTAACCTCGGTGTCAAGCAGATCGAGCATCAAGCAGAGCCACCGAGAAAAGAACAGCAGCTCCGGTAAACCAGAGCACCCTGCATCTATTAGCTTCAAATACGAGGCTCCACCGAAACTGTCGATTTCACGCTACAGCAACGACAATCTGTTCGGTAACAGTGACGACAGTTCTTCTGCCAGCCGCCTCTCCATCAATTCCAGCCCGAACTTAAGCACAAGCAGGATGCTATTGATGGATGGTTTGGACGGAGACTCTTGCTACAGCTTCGAAGAGGACGATAGTACGTTCACCACGCCCGTGGGCACTATTAGCACGCCCACCAACAACCATAATGAATCTGGCAACGTCAACGAAACCTCCGCGCTCAATCCCATCAAAAAGTCATTATTTCCCAACGTACTcagagaagaggaagaagagatctaA
- the ELM1 gene encoding serine/threonine protein kinase ELM1 (ancestral locus Anc_2.597): protein MDSSARPAFPTVLSGKIESNRDNIESEVRSGAASISLLSSDSASTPFRPTYYGLIEANTAYIANFIKPYVKRIASNDGSSINGYSLGPSIGHGQFGKVYKAYLKSKNSVYAIKMIPKRPWNNQYSMNQTMRQIQIWRSRGAVAPISSDEAIMLMNVQKCRWELYAVSRLSSPYIASFKECLDSPQSKSIWIVTEWCNLGELKWCRSSCDQVLPQWEMLMPQCDVLSFTRKALIDLVLGLRYLRSQGCIHRDIKPSNILVDGDRKLLKISDFGCCVLVPESLPFKNASLMECYLAELNKIVGTPAFIAPELCHFAESNIQNVQDGFQLDVWSLGVTLYCLQHNELPFCGDNEFDTYQKAMNLSLGSQLNGELLNDLVISRLLEKDPSKRIDIKKLADLVLPKDLTSKNKDNKPVRRFFNKIWKFKTKKRDEPTPIAEETSEVLELRSRPSDVSPEPTLSMSSYEEPIQITEFLDTVWKPPRVEETHDSDHEISFSQDHREPSEKSDHFSILSISPIKLATPIKALIRIKSSPHTGRSQEPKTSPYSKSPSKTKPKNKRQKGRKLAHSHDIVNFQKYIQPQQDSNENVGAPLTPQDIEEYLRFADTK from the coding sequence ATGGATTCATCAGCGAGACCGGCTTTTCCGACAGTACTTTCCGGGAAGATCGAGAGCAATCGGGACAATATCGAAAGCGAAGTCCGTTCAGGTGCCGCTTCGATAAGCCTCTTATCTTCGGATTCCGCTTCGACACCATTCAGACCCACATATTATGGTTTGATTGAAGCCAACACTGCATATATTGccaatttcatcaagccCTATGTTAAGCGGATTGCGTCTAATGACGGCAGCTCGATAAACGGTTACTCATTGGGACCATCGATAGGTCATGGACAATTTGGTAAGGTGTACAAAGCTTATTTAAAGTCTAAGAACTCAGTTTACGCTATCAAGATGATACCAAAGAGGCCGTGGAACAACCAGTATTCCATGAACCAAACAATGAGACAGATTCAGATATGGAGATCCAGAGGAGCAGTCGCACCAATATCGAGCGATGAAGCAATCATGTTAATGAATGTCCAAAAATGCAGATGGGAACTCTATGCAGTGAGCAGGCTGAGTAGTCCGTATATTGCTTCATTCAAGGAATGTTTAGATTCGCCGCAGAGTAAATCGATTTGGATTGTAACAGAATGGTGCAATCTGGGGGAACTAAAGTGGTGTCGCTCTTCTTGTGACCAAGTCCTGCCGCAATGGGAGATGCTAATGCCACAATGTGATGTTTTATCCTTCACCAGGAAAGCTCTTATAGACTTGGTCCTCGGACTACGATACCTGCGATCGCAGGGCTGTATTCACCGGGATATCAAGCCGTCAAACATTTTAGTTGACGGCGACAGAAAATTGCTCAAGATTTCGGATTTTGGCTGCTGCGTCTTGGTCCCCGAGTCTTTGCCCTTTAAGAACGCTTCATTAATGGAATGTTACCTAGCGGAATTGAATAAAATTGTTGGAACTCCAGCTTTCATAGCGCCAGAGCTTTGCCACTTCGCAGAATCAAACATACAAAACGTTCAAGATGGTTTCCAATTGGATGTGTGGTCGCTCGGAGTTACTCTATACTGCCTGCAGCACAACGAGCTTCCATTCTGTGGGGATAATGAATTTGACACATACCAGAAAGCGATGAACCTCTCTCTGGGTTCACAATTGAACGGTGAACTTCTAAACGATTTGGTAATTTCTAGACTACTTGAGAAAGATCCATCGAAGAGAATtgacatcaagaagctaGCTGATTTAGTACTGCCGAAAGACCTGACGTCAAAGAATAAAGATAATAAGCCAGTGCGGagatttttcaacaaaatctGGAAGTTCAAGACTAAGAAGAGAGACGAGCCCACTCCCAtcgctgaagaaacatCGGAGGTCCTCGAGCTGCGTTCTCGCCCGTCCGACGTGTCACCGGAGCCTACGCTGTCCATGTCATCTTACGAAGAACCAATTCAGATAACGGAGTTCCTCGACACAGTATGGAAGCCGCCcagagttgaagaaactcaTGATAGCGATCATGAAATATCATTTTCTCAAGATCATAGAGAGCCTTCCGAGAAAAGCgatcatttttcaatattATCGATCTCGCCAATAAAACTCGCTACTCCCATCAAGGCACTAATACGAATTAAGAGCTCTCCCCATACTGGCCGGAGCCAGGAGCCCAAGACATCTCCCTACTCCAAGTCACCATCAAAGACTAAGCCTAAAAACAAGAGGCAAAAGGGCCGCAAACTGGCCCACTCGCATGATATCGTTAATTTCCAGAAATATATTCAGCCGCAGCAAGACAGCAATGAGAACGTAGGAGCTCCACTGACTCCTCAGGATATAGAAGAATATTTGAGGTTTGCTGACACCAAGTAA